The proteins below come from a single Pieris brassicae chromosome 1, ilPieBrab1.1, whole genome shotgun sequence genomic window:
- the LOC123709014 gene encoding 39S ribosomal protein L17, mitochondrial, with protein sequence MNQADVTKLVSKLRIKVPPKHRRLSCPEGPEGRLNKLRKTVTGLIKYERIELNYYRGDEARQYAERLISEAINHGDCHKPTMEMADFWLLEKELVHKLFKVLVPRFENSNSAYTRMLKAPKPAYGRYIDKAVLELRGNPYPSLQNKQTNNRQLLQNILLDAAKYDYRQAKYAEMAEKIEKSEEPSSVKTTNIEHN encoded by the exons ATGAACCAAGCAGATGTTACCAAATTAGTCTCTAAGTTGCGAATCAAAGTACCTCCGAAGCACCGTCGCCTAAGCTGTCCCGAAGGACCAGAGGGCAGATTAAATAAGCTGAGAAAAACTGTAActggtttaataaaatatgaaaggattgaacttaattattatcGAGGCGATGAAGCCCGACAGTATGCTGAAAGG TTAATTTCCGAAGCAATAAATCATGGTGATTGTCATAAGCCAACGATGGAGATGGCTGACTTTTGGCTCCTGGAAAAAGAGCTTGttcacaaattatttaaagtattagtTCCCCGATTTGAAAACAGTAATTCTGCATACACTCGTATGTTGAAAGCACCTAAACCTGCATATGGCCGTTACATAGATAAGGCAGTTTTGGAGTTAAGAGGAAATCCTTACCCTTCTttgcaaaataaacaaacaaataatagacAGTTGCTTCAAAATATACTACTTGATGCCGCTAAATATGACTATAGACAAGCTAAGTATGCTGAAATGGCtgagaaaattgaaaaatcaGAAGAACCTTCAAGTGTTAAAACCACAAACATAGAACACAATTAg